The Malus domestica chromosome 06, GDT2T_hap1 genome has a segment encoding these proteins:
- the LOC103437645 gene encoding probable pectate lyase 18 precursor gives MPKMPRPSSGPSLLSPLLLLPLLSLLSPTLISSRPLHLQDPELVVQEVQRNISDSVSRRNLGYLSCGTGNPIDDCWRCDPNWEKNRQSLADCAIGFGKNAIGGRDGKIYVVTDSGDDDPVNPKPGTLRHAVIQDEPLWIIFQRDMTIQLKEELIMNSFKTIDGRGASVHIAGGPCITIQFVTNIIIHGLHIHDCKQGGNAMVRSSPRHFGWRTVSDGDGVSIFGGSHVWVDHCSLSNCKDGLVDAIYGSTAITISNNYMTHHDKVMLLGHSDSYTNDKNMQITIAFNHFGEGLVQRMPRCRHGYFHVVNNDYTHWEMYAIGGSADPTINSQGNRFAAPDIRSSKEVTKHEDAPESEWKNWNWRSEGDLMLNGAFFTASGAGASSSYARASSLGAKPSSLVGAITTASGALSCRKGSRC, from the exons ATGCCAAAAATGCCAAGGCCCTCCTCAGGCCCCTCACTTCTCtctcccctcctcctcctccctctcctctctctcctctccccaaCCCTCATTTCCTCCAGGCCACTTCATCTCCAAGACCCTGAATTGGTAGTACAAGAGGTACAAAG GAATATTAGCGACTCAGTATCTAGGAGGAACTTGGGCTACTTGTCATGCGGGACCGGCAACCCTATCGACGACTGCTGGCGGTGCGACCCGAACTGGGAGAAGAACAGGCAGAGCTTAGCTGATTGTGCGATAGGGTTCGGAAAGAACGCCATAGGTGGAAGAGACGGGAAGATTTACGTGGTCACAGATTCCGGCGATGACGACCCCGTGAACCCCAAGCCAGGAACCCTACGACACGCCGTCATCCAAGACGAGCCATTATGGATCATTTTCCAGCGTGACATGACCATCCAGCTGAAGGAGGAGCTGATCATGAACTCCTTCAAGACAATCGACGGCCGGGGAGCGTCCGTACACATTGCCGGCGGGCCATGCATCACCATCCAGTTCGTGACCAACATTATTATCCACGGACTGCACATACACGATTGCAAGCAGGGTGGGAACGCTATGGTGAGGAGCTCCCCCAGGCACTTCGGGTGGAGGACCGTATCGGACGGCGACGGCGTGTCGATCTTCGGTGGGAGCCACGTGTGGGTGGACCATTGCTCGTTGTCCAACTGCAAAGATGGGTTGGTTGATGCAATTTATGGGTCCACTGCGATAACGATTTCGAACAATTACATGACGCACCATGATAAGGTGATGCTTTTGGGGCATAGCGATTCGTATACCAACGACAAGAACATGCAAATCACCATTGCGTTCAATCACTTTGGAGAAGGCTTGGTCCAAAGAATGCCAAG ATGTAGGCATGGATATTTCCATGTGGTGAACAATGACTACACCCATTGGGAGATGTATGCCATTGGTGGGAGTGCAGACCCTACAATCAATAGCCAAGGGAACAGATTTGCTGCACCAGATATCAGATCCAGCAAAGAG GTGACCAAACATGAGGATGCACCAGAAAGTGAATGGAAGAATTGGAACTGGAGGTCGGAAGGCGACTTGATGCTCAACGGTGCGTTTTTTACTGCATCAGGTGCCGGAGCTTCCTCTAGCTACGCCAGGGCTTCGAGCTTGGGTGCAAAGCCATCTTCTCTAGTGGGTGCGATTACCACGGCTTCCGGCGCACTTAGTTGCCGAAAGGGCTCTCGTTGCTGA
- the LOC103437647 gene encoding protein MHF2 homolog, protein MEEHTFEPDLIHAIFKIVWSRRALERQMIEGADALDGETGAGTSKKNRPTSANGNALKLSCELLRNFTTEAVQRAATIAEAEGVSKIEPTHLERVLPQLLLDF, encoded by the exons ATGGAGGAACACACATTTGAGCCt GATCTAATTCACGCGATTTTCAAGATCGTCTGGTCCAGAAGAGCTCTCG AGCGTCAAATGATCGAAGGCGCCGATGCGTTGGACGGCGAG ACCGGAGCTGGAACATCGAAGAAGAATCGCCCCACATCAG CCAATGGAAATGCCTTAAAATTGAGCTGTGAACTTCTCCGGAACTTTACCACAG AGGCTGTGCAGCGTGCTGCTACAATTGCTGAAGCGGAGGGCGTGAGTAAAATTGAACCAACTCACTTGGAGCGGGTTCTCCCACAGTTGCTTTTGGATTTTTGA